GAGTTGAAGGAAGATCGCGATTATTGAACATGGGGCCTaggtttcaaaattaattttccagtctgcaaaagaaaaattaaagttCAAACAAACCCTGAAATTTAACATAGCCTTACTACAAAGGTGAATGTTGTCTGTGTTAATTTCTCTTTAGTCTGCAACAACAGGGGTGAGAACTAAGGGTTTGCATCCACGGAATCATTAAGTAACTTGTAGTTCACATTTTAACCATACATTATttgtaaaaatgtaaatatgCACTCTTAGGCTGTCTACCCTTTAACAGCCTGTAGAGTACAGGCATTACACGTGTAGCTACacgctgcagtgaaaggctctgacaACAGGGAACTGCCAGAGCTTTTCACTACTGCTCCTCCCCGTTagggcctttccctgcagcagagAAAGCTCCAATATCGGGATACTATGCTGCTATGTGGGACGCACTGCTTGGGCGGTTCATGCAAGTAAGCTAGTCTATACACCTAAGCCTTGTCCcaccatctacattgctatttatacctgtgccaTCTGGGAATGCAATGTCTATTCAGAAAGAGAGAGTAATTTCATCTCTTTTGCATTTATTCCTGCCTTAAACATGTACATGTAGTCAGTGAGACTAGAGTCACTTACATCATCGCAGGACATATTATACTCTGCCAAGACTGTTCGACATCGGGCTGCTATGCTGTGTGGATTTCGTCAAAGAAAAGTACTAAACAAAGATTTTATGTGGGCTGCAGTTACAGTAAGAATTACCTCAATTTTCACTTGACAAACTATCAAAGGATACATTGATGGTGCCACCACTCTTTTGTGTATGCCAGCAAAGAACAAGCCTATTAGAGTAATACAGCTAATTGTGAAGAATGGATGATTCCACAGTGATGTGAAAAAGGACACCtaggagagaaataaaattatcttgaagaaaaattattaaaagaTTCCATGATTGAAGGGACATCATCAAGATGGAGACTAAGTATTTCAAACCTGATGTTTAGGCCACTAATCTATGCTGGAATAGATCTCTTAAAAATTCCCTTGTTACTCAGAATTTACTCCTTCTTTGTAACCCTGCTACTCTTCACAAAAAGTGCTTCTGCCAAACATCTTCCCAATGAATATCCCTTctgctttcagatattttggaaGATAACAGAGAAAACAGTCTCTGATTTTCCTGGGAGAAGTCCCAATTAGAGCAGCTGCCCTATTAAGTGATATAtgctgtttaagaaaaaaaacctaaGTAAAATTTTAGATCTGCTATCCATGACCTTatcccctgtaaaatggggacaaaatAGAGTGCTAACATCTGAAGAGAGTTTTTAAAACTGAGATCCAAGGATATTTAATCTTCAGCTTCTGATTTGAAAACGACATTTCTCATTGTAGTAGTGCTGCTTGAGTCTCTGTAATTAAGctaagtttttgttttaaagttccaTGGGAACAGTCTAAAATTAAAAAAGTACTTTCCTATTAGTGACACAAAAATAATCAATTGTTCATTACTCATCTCATATTTTTCCTTCCACTTCTGAATAGAATATAATAGCTCTACCTCAGTTTATTGCTAAGgtgtaaaaatgaaaataagttaagaatcctttatcaattttcttcAGTTTGGTGGTAAAGTGAATCTCCAATATTCCACTCAAAACTCAGAAGTTCTCTTGCACCATATAAAGTTAATTGAACAACTATACTTTCAGATTCAGTTTCACAGAATgtcctataaaatctggacacctggtcaccctaagtctgaAATTTAGAATACCAAGCCTCAAGCTACTCCACCCACACaatttaggggaaaaaatcactttgaTCATCTTAGATATTCatgttaaacaaaaacaaatgcatcGCTGGTGTATGCATATCTAGGGTGACAAATTTTAAATTGTCCCACTGCTACAAAATGTTATTTCAAGGAGAAAGGGGGAAGACATTTCCAAAGTGCAGAGGTACATAAGAAAAAACTCTTAGGACTAGTTAACTTGCTAGTGTTCTCACAAGTTCAATTTTCTTGATCATGGATCAGTCTAGTTGAAGGTGGCCTCAGCAAACTATGCACTATAGATAGAACAAAGTTATTCTTCTGGGGAAAATCACTCCTATTCAGCACAGGTATAGAATGCCTCAAATATTCTTAGTTCCCCCTTCAAATCAAAGTGCGATTCCTGTGATGTAAATAATCCACTGAATTTGCTCTTAGTCACTAATGTCTTGAGTCAGTCAGGAAAATAACCCTATTAGCTTTTCACTCTTCAAGGCAGTCCACAACTCCTCACTACACTTGGTTTTTATTATCTAGATTACAAACATTGAGACATTTAATATTTCAGCATTAGAGTATAACTTACCTTCTGTGTCTCAGGATCTATTAACCAGTTCCAAGCACCAGTTGCTGTGCAGACTGATACCACTATAAGAATCACTGATGAAAAATAGGAGTCATAAGCAACACATCTGGTTCATATTCATTAGAAAGTATTTAATGTCTCATGAAAAGCTTTGAAAGAGATGACATTCTATTTTATTTCCCCTCTTCATTCTTGATTATTAAGAATGTCCAAAGAAGAGTAAGATTTATTTGAAGATGTCTACCTGCATATCATGTTTGTTTCTCATCTGGACCCCCAACTTTCTATTTATGCAGTCAAAGTGGAAGGAGgtaaaaaacatgttttaaaatttaaaacaatgcAACCCTTCGAAGAGTCTATCGGCCTCCTAGAGAGGACAAAAAGGTAGTACCAGATAGTGTTTTGATAAGTAAAGACATGCTGTagtttggggggtggagggtatGAGAAGTTTCTACTAGAGACACGGATTTAGAAACATTAGTCAGAAAATTGAGGGAAAGTAGTACAGAATAACTTTCTTGAGCAATATGCTAAAAACCCACACAGTATTCTGCATGTAACTTCCAAGAGCCACTAACATTAAGGTGGCActcctgcaagctgctctgcaAGGAGGCAGGCAGCCTTGCCAACTCTTTCAATTTCATTGCAAGTGTAGCAATAtcaggtatttttcttaaagctccagctctgggaggcaagtgattatgtgagaatctcagcttttatttaaaaagttttatttcTAACCCTCCACTCATAGTTGTGGATAAAAGCCAGAAAGATGTGAACAGTGCGCATTCTAAAGGTTCAAACCTCATTGCTTGTAAAGCAGATTTGTGATGTCTTGATTTTGGGTGCTGATAATactgataaaataaaaatggaccaGTTAGGGGCTGGAATTGACACATTCGAAGGGGAATGAAAGAAGTTTATATGCCATATAAAATTAAAGTTATTACTCCAATTTCACACAGAAAGATAGTAAAGATCTACCTATATCAATATCAGTTTCCCCGGAATAAAGTAATTATGCAGATAACAGAATTATGAAGTCACTAGATGCCACatccaatttttatttaaaacttctTCATGAGTGCACTTTAAGTCAGTAAAACTTTAGTGTGCATTTAGATATATTTGAACAAGTTTGGAAGAGATTGCCAACAATTGGAAAGTGAacacactcattaaaaaaataaactatagAACCAGTAAACTTAATACATTGATTTTGGGGGTGAACCTTGGAAAATATACTAAGGAATAGGAGAAAGCCATCGAAACAAATTGTTTTAAGTTATCATGGTGAAAAATAGCCCAATTTGGAAACCAAACCCCTATATACAGCCACAAAATACATACACGACTGAAAAAAGGTAGAGCAGACTTGGCCTATgcctacactagagagcttacagtggcagagctgtacCTATGCAGCTGCGCTCCTATAAGATCTCTCAcgtagccactctatgccgacGGAAGAGAGTCCTCCTATTAACATAATTAAACTACCTCCAATGAGCAGCggcagctatgttggtgggagctctcctgctgacatagcacatGCATACTACCACTTAAGCCAGTGACACTTATGTCATTCACCGGggcactcctgagcaacatatgTTTTGCTGATgtaaatggtagtgtagacatgaccttcaTCACAAAGCCTCAATATGCCTCGAACTTGTCCTGAAGAATTCCTTTTAAAAAGACTAATTCAGTCCTGGCCCTCTTTGCTGAGGCTGCCTATAAGATCATCATTATACTGATTATACTTCTAGCTTTGTTGTTCTTGCCAATATCTACTTTTGAATAGCAACTGTACAAATGCTATAAGCATTTTGTGCACATGGTATAGATGCAATAACATAAATCCATTATTTTACTTTTGCTGTTTTTTGTTAAATTTGTGTATGTGTGGTATCTTCACATATTTAAAAGAGTTTTAGGCTCACATACAAAGTACATACAATAAGATTTTTAAAGCATAGATTTGTTTTTGTAAACACAATCCATAGGAATATACATGGGTAAATGCCAACTGAAGTATTAAAGAGTCAATCCAACTTCTTTAAAATATTAAGCTTACTTCTCCAACGTCCTGTAGCTGGTTGCAAACATGCAATATATTCAGTAAGTCTTCTTTCAAAAGCCTTGAGATCTGAGGAAAAGACAGGCAGAGATCTAATAAGTCTTGGTCTATTAGTTGAACTTTAATAGTTAATGCCTCAGATTCTGTTCTGTTACTTATGCCCTGTGCAGCTCAGACTCATAACTTGCAGAGGAAAGCTGTAATGGATTGATGATGTAATTATCAAAAATCGCTTGCATCTCAGATTAAGCAATAGTTATTGGAAAGATGCTTAGCACTACATCTCAGCACATTAGCTTTAGAATTTACCACCACTTCTTGGTTAAGCCCCTCACTAAAAAGTAATATATTAAGTGACAGGCATTTCCATATAGAGAAATATATACTGAAGAGATTAGAATACCTTGACATGGTATCTCTTTGTAAATCTAATTGCAAACCATTAATATTAATAGATTAAAATACTCTAAAACAAGgtatattttgaaatgtaaaatgtgTCAGGAAAACCTTGTTATACTCTATGGTCTGTGCTAATGATAGGTAGAGTTTGGTATTTTGTTTGTGATTATAATACTATCACCATAACTCACTACAAAAATTCTTACCTCAGTTGGCATCATTTGAGATTTGTACAGTCCTTTCAGTTTCaataatctatttttttttacatgccACTCATCGTGGACAATGAAAATACAGTCATAAATTATTTAAGTTTTAGCCAACTTTAGAATCTGACTCATGAAATAGAATGTTTGGCTTTGCAACATTACAGGGGAACTATTTAACATGAAGAGAAGtctattttagaaatattttcagattaaaaaaaaagtcaactatTCATTTTAACGTCTGTGAAGATTTCCTTTTCAACCAGAGAAGTTTTGGGCCTAAAACTGTCCCACTAATTTATCCTTTGAAGTttgatattttttattaataaaggtATATACTTTAAAGGCAAACTGGCTTCAAGTAACAATTACTGTTCTTTGAAAGAATTTCATGTTATATTAGAATGTCACGTTCTAATAAAGGTAACGATGCAAAAACTACAACAAAAATACCTTCATTAAAATGTATGCCTGTTACTGAAGTGTGTACTTACTCTAAGATATATGCAGAGATTATTTCAATGTTTATCAACTGGAAAAAATATAACTACCGGTACTTTGTTAACCAATAGAAAACATTTGTAAATTAAATATGATTTTCAGTGTTTTAAGAAAagtgtatataaaaaaataaaggctTGAACTACATTTTATAAATCTTGGAAGCCCAAATTGTTAAAGACCTCTTTCACAAAAAGGATGGGTTTGGTGTTTTAAACATTTGTGTTTACCAGTTCTAACCAAAGAGATCATTCTGATATTTACAATGTTACAATAAGTGTTGACAGTCACTTCAGTATTCCTATAATTTCTAATATTTCTGCTAATGTATCTACATCTTGTTTGTTCTATATATGACATTTACTAATCTAATCTTGAAGTACTGGTGCATTATTAAAATATTCTCCTGTATTGATTTTTTTGCAGAAAGAAAGCAGCTTTAAGTTCCTTTTTAATATTCTTTACTACAAATCTGCACCAAAATTTAAAACAAGGATCTGTTTTAGCGAATAAGAACGTGAAGCTCAGTGAGCTGTATTTTTCCTGAAGAAAAGAATTCCTTGGTTAGATTAATACATCTCAATGTATTTGAGATATAGAATTTGCAATTAAAGAATTACAGCTGTGTTGATTATATAgcttacattaaaaaataaaaggaattagTGAATATTCTGTACAACAAGTCTCTTACCAACGCAGAAATAACAGACTTAATAGACCACACTGTAAAAGCCAGGCTCTGTCACGAAACAACCCAACCAAAGAAAGGTGACAAAAAGGAAGTTTTGCAAACTGCTGGAGATCTTTTAGTCTGTCCCCGGTGGAGAAAGCCGATGCACGCACTCTCGTTCAAATAACCTGGCTCAGTTAAAAGGTAGAACTTTGCCCTTTTACAACCGAATCCACTTTCTATATCGTTATACCAAGCGCCGCTTGCAGAGCAGCAACATGCCCCTCCTCCATCAATAAGCGAGCAAACAAAACAGTAACCCACCCCCCGGACTGCTCGACTCACGGCTCCTCGCCTTTGAGGTGCGTGAGGCTGTGGGCGCGGGGACCTTGTCCTGTGGCAGGTTTGCACAGCGCACCTCAGCCCCTACAGAAAACCGTGAGCCCCAGGGGCggggcgcccctcactcccgttACCCGCCCCGCACACCCTTCGCTGGCTCTCGCTGTCACTGGGCCACACCACTCTGGGACTGCGGTGGGGTGGCCTCGCAGCCCCCCAGCTGCTATTGGCCAGCTCCGCGCTCCCGGGCAGCGCCCTTTGACGCCTCCAGCTGAAGGggccgggctcagagctcccgggtcgtggggcagaggcaggagacCGCTCTGGGGCGCGGGAACCGCACAGATAGACCCCCCCCCGCGGCCTGCCCCCGGGAAAGGGTCGCTGGGCCCGGCGGGGCGGGGACCCCAGTTACCTTCCGCCTGCTCCAGCGAATTCATggcgggtgggtgggggagggcggtcaGAACGCACGGCCGCCCCCTCCTCAGCGCCTCGAACCCGGTCACATCGCAGCCCAGAGAGCCGGCTCCTAGTCCCACCCTTCCGcagtcccccgccccccacaacaACGCCGCACTCCATTGGGCATCCCTTCCACACCGCACCCCTCCCTAGCAAACCCCATCCCCATTGGCTGGGACGGGAAGGGGCGTGGCTGCAGGAGAAAAGATTCCGGCAAAGGGCCGGGCGGGGAGAGCTCGGCTCGTGGCGGTGCTGTAACGTTCGACAAGGGCGGCGCGCTCTAGCGCTGCGGGCGGGAGCCCGGCCGAGCAAACTGTGCggctgctgcttttcctttgtctGTGTCACAGCCCCGAGGGCATCGCTCTGCACGTGCAAAACTCGAGCGAGGAAGAGGGGCCCGATCCAAAGGCCATTTAgaatcaatgaaaagactccttGGTCTCTTCCACTTACTTATAGCCCTAGGGACAGTTCTGCAATTCTTTCTGACTATTCCCCTAAACATGTGTGCAGGGTAATTTTCCATTTCAATAAATGTATCTCCTTAATGTTAAGTACTCTAAATTCCTGCATTGGGTTGTGTAGGTGTCGGGGGGGAGGCAAAGAAATATTAAAccaaataatatttattatatgtTAATCAAAAAATTGAATCTGTATAAACAATTTTCGGATGTGGAATATAAAAGGCCAGCAAAAATAACTGCTTGGTTTGGAGGTTGCAGTTGAAAATAAATGTGAGAAATTCTCCCATAGTTCTTTGTTAGAGTATTTTATTACTCTCTTTTCTGTCCGTGGGGACATACactggccccagtcctgcaatttgGTCCACACGACAAGTCACAGTCACTAAAACTGGGGGTTAGACTAGACAATCCTTATGGTCCCTTCTGTGAATACCTGTTATATTGGCACACTGGCTGTTTGTATGTTTAATAGgttccactttaaaaatgtagTCCAAAAAAGCAATATGACTTATTTTGGTAACTTTATTATACCATCAAACCTCATTCTTGTTTTAGTGTTGCAAGTAGGTTTGATCAGTCACGAGGATTAATGAGTTGATGTCAGCCTTCAATATATGTAGTAAAAATAACAAAGTTGAAATGCCCCCTTTGAGTAATGCCAAAACTCCACAGTGAGAGCCTAGTTTTCAGGATCATTAGAAATTATGTTTAGTTTACAAAGAAGAGACTTTCAAACACACAGCAGGGATTAGAGCAATTTACAAGTGTCTGTACAACCATGTAAAGTAGTGGCCCGTGCAATGACTAgggaatacaaaacaaaaaccaaactccctgtgttgccggcccagagggcccgagggggcaacggggttcgttgcccggtgtgcgccgcACTGATAAACAcacagggtggagaagcaaaccaagtttatttgagatctcgaaaaggcactcaggagaccagcatgtttCAAATCAGAAGCAcaacaaatacaagcaagtttcccattttatattccaagctgtttgtataagccttttgttttgtttcccctccacccctcccttcctgacagcagttacagcaggcactacattgtggcgtgttagaaaagttcttgtccgcatgtttatctttggccttgcaaGCCTAGACGTAGTAGACttccccgcttcccccctccttcttccttatcactactgcttttGCTAGtttgagcgaaactgcagctgtctgctaaaaaagctgactgttacatattctgcttctaGGCTGTTAGCATTTAGGTTGGtcagagttcacaagatggagttactttggctcacttagacccagagcaggggggtttcatcggcacttatggccttccaccctcccgaattacctggtagctatgcctagtgactcCAACACCTGTGTTTTTTATGAATGGATTTGATTTTTTCAAAGCCAACAAGGTGTAAATTCACACAGATGTATTCCTTTTCTGTCTCCATCTGCTTGTGAAAGATATTAATCATTGTCAGGACAAGCAAAGTGTCTGGACCACATCTACCATTCCAAAGAAACATGCTACTACGAACCCAAAAAGCCAACCTCATGGTTTTGACCTGCCAGGCAGACTTTGGACCACATCGAACTGCATCCAAATAAACCATGGAAGATGAAGCTACTTGACCCACAAGTGGAAAATCAAATACTCCCTTTCATGCAATTGTGATGAGAACATCCAATCCATACAAGCATAATGCAGTGCTCCAAATGTGGATTCAAAGGTGAATTGGATGATACCACAGAGGAGGCCTTGAAATGGTTTATGGATGTACAACTGCATCTatagcagaggtaggcaacctatggcacgcgtgccgaaggtggcacgtgagctgattttcagtggcactcacactgcctgggtcctggccaccggtctggagggctctgcatatttaatttaattttaaatgaagcttcttaaacattttaaaaaccttatttactttacatacaacaatagtttagttatatattatagacttatagaaaaagaccttctaaaaacgttaaaatgtattactggcacacaaaaccttaaattagaatgaataaatgaagactcggcacaccacttccaaaaggttgccgactcctgatcTATAAAATGATGCTCTGCAGATGCTGCCATATACTTGAGAGAGAGGACAAGCATCTGAAGAGTGGAGAAATTATAAAGATGCTTGGTTGCTACCTCTACACTATCATGAAAGATGCCTGAGTTTAATCTGGATTACTTGTGTTGCTCTTTAAATGTTACACTCAGAAAATGGCTTGTTGATTTCTGCTTAGAAAAGACAGTGGCCAACAGCAGTGTTTACATTTTCCTAGGTTCTGGGAGTCTCTCTTGAACTATTAGAGTTCAGCTCTCATGGCCTCCTCTAACTTTATTAAAATTGTTGCTGCTCCTACAAAGATGTTGGTGCTTGgcatcggaagaagtgggctgtatcccacgaaagcttatgctcaaataaatttgttagtctctaaggtgccacacaaGTACTACTGTTCTTTTTAAGGTTTTCTAGTTAGTAGCACATTTTCCTTGGACCAGTTCAGAAGGTGACATCTCTAAACCATGCCACATACATCTAAAATAGCATTACATGCTTTGTCTTTAGTTCCTTAATAATGGGGTTGGAGTGGTGTTCTGTATCAGTCAAAGGGAGAAAGTTGGGTACTTAGAAGGTAAAGGGGAGCCCCTACAGATGCAGATTCTACATAGGGAGAAATGAGTGCTTAGCCCATCCTGACTATGCCCTAAGAGTAGATTATGGGGCTGGAAGGTAGAAGAGAAGACTGCTTTGTACTGTCCTTAATTTTCTGATAGTGAGAAAGGCGGAGAGATGGATGCTGTTGTTGGAGAGTCCTGTGAGACATACAAATGTCCAATATGTCATGAATATATTGTTGATAACTATAGGTTGGTTCTCCTGGTCTTTAAATCAGAAAAGAAATACTCTTTCCTTATCAAAGACAATTAAGgctaaaaaatgtttgtttactcCACCTCTGTTTGCCCAGAATAGAAGACCAACAATACACTCCTTAAACTTGTGAGACACATTGTCTAaggtctacacagggaaattgactgGAAATTTCTGACATTTCTGTCTCTATATATGATTAATTATCTTGTTCCTTCACTACTGTATAATGTCTCTTGTTCTGTTGTAAGCCCTGAAGGATGTGAAATGAAAGTCATGATATATAATCAAGGAATGTATGGACTATGTCCACTAAATGTAGAGGAActgtaaaggatttttttttctaaatgattgTTGGATTCTAGAAATGATATAAATTGTGTGGAATGAGAATGAAAAAGAATATTGAAAGATATAAGCACCTACTCTGTGTatgcatttaaaatattgaaataaattacTTAAAGGGGACATTCCAATGTCTAGTTTGGTTAATTCAGAAATACAGTAATTGAAATGAATAAACATAAAAAGCCTCCGAAAAGAAAAGGATAAAAGACATTTGTTATACACCATTGCCATCTACTGGATATCAAGGTAAGTAGCACAGAAACTGAGGGAGCAGAAAAGTGAGAGCCTGACAGATGTCCAGTACAAAATAAGTGACTTGCTCTCCTCTAATTAAAACGGAAACAGTGGAACCTCAATGTGGAACTTCAGAGTTTGCTGAACCCAGCAAAGAAGCTGCAGAACCCTGTAGTGCTATTGGATGCTTATACCAGCCAATAGCCTTTCCATTCTCTTAAGGTTACCTTGCTGTGTCTGCAGTCTTTCTGTTGACATCCCAAGGAACTATATTTTGGGATTTTAACAATGTActgctgtatatatatatacattacaTATATGTTTCTCCTTGTAAATCCAAGTAAATTGGCCTAAGAGAACCTCAAACAAAACTTCTAAACTATTTCTTTTGATGCTTTAAACTAGTCCCCTTCAAACCAAACATTAGAAATAACAGGGACACCATTCGTAAGCGTGCCTTAAGACCAACTATATTTTTACTCCTTGGCAAATTACTTTAAGTATGATAAATGTATTATTAGAAATACTAAAGAATCAATAACTGATTATTTTaagtaaatgtaataagaaatcttGGTGATTTGTATTGTTCTATGGTATAACTGCTTGTGCTTGACCTCTATGTCCATTGCCTTCAAGATAGCGTGTGGTAGGCTGATATCCAAACTTAATTTATTAAACTGTTATGTACCAAAGTGGTTCTTGGTCAATTAATACAATATATTGATTGGTTAAGAGTAactaaggtccagatcctcacaggtacttaggctcctaacttccattgtaATCAGGACACTTACCaatatcctcaaaggtatttaaaggtattaaaatcaatggaagttaggagcctaaatacctttgacaatCTGGATAAGTGTCCTGATTTGAAAAGTACTGTTCCAGGTAAAAGTTGACCTGAAAATAATCTAGCACTAGcttcctggctctttgagctgtggcgcaaacctaGAATCTAACACTCTGGATTCAGTAATGAGCAATTATCCAGTTAAATTCCATTAAAATATTGGCTATAATGTTTATCAAATTAGCAAATGTGGTTTGTAAAATGTCAATTTTAGAAAACTGGCACCACAACAAATTCATAAATTCGATCCCTATTCACATATATGATCATCCCACATAGAAACCAGGACATCACAGAGGGGATGGGAAGAGATACGAGGGGAGGTTCCTCACAATAACCAAGACCACAAAGGGATGGGCGGTGGGAGATAGGTAACTGAGGGGTATCCCATGGCACTCACAGGCTCTACAGAGTGGAAGGGAGAGATGAGCTGCCTTGTACCCAACAGGGTGAGGAGAGGTgccagcagggccacccagaggattcaggaggcctggggcaaagcaattttgggggccccttccataaaaaaagttgcaatattatagactactatattctcgtgggggcccctgtggtgcctggggcaaattgcccccaccccccgggcgGCCCAGGGTGCCGGCAGAGGTTCCCATGGTAGTCAGGGTCCcacagagtgagggaagggatgGGTGC
Above is a genomic segment from Chrysemys picta bellii isolate R12L10 chromosome 14, ASM1138683v2, whole genome shotgun sequence containing:
- the CNEP1R1 gene encoding nuclear envelope phosphatase-regulatory subunit 1 isoform X1, giving the protein MNSLEQAEDLKAFERRLTEYIACLQPATGRWRMILIVVSVCTATGAWNWLIDPETQKVSFFTSLWNHPFFTISCITLIGLFFAGIHKRVVAPSIIAARCRTVLAEYNMSCDDTGKLILKPRPHVQ
- the CNEP1R1 gene encoding nuclear envelope phosphatase-regulatory subunit 1 isoform X2, which translates into the protein MNSLEQAEDLKAFERRLTEYIACLQPATGRWRMILIVVSVCTATGAWNWLIDPETQKVSFFTSLWNHPFFTISCITLIGLFFAGIHKRVVAPSMYPLIVCQVKIETGKLILKPRPHVQ